Below is a window of Streptomyces sp. NBC_00223 DNA.
TTCTTGGCCACCTTCGCGGCCTCCTCGTAGCCGATCCAGCGGTTCAGCGGCGTGACCACGGACGGGGACGACTCGGCGTACTCCCTGGCCCGCTCCACGTGCGCGGTGATCCCGTCGACCGTGCGGTCCGCGAGCAGCCTGGTGACGTTGGCCAGCAGCCGGATCGACTCCAGGATGTTGCGGGCGATCACCGGCAGCATCACGTTCAGCTCGAAGTTGCCGGCCGCGCCCGCCACCGAGATCGCCGTGTCGTTGCCGGTGACCTGCGCGGCGACCATCAGCACGGCCTCCGGGAGCACCGGGTTGACCTTGCCCGGCATGATCGAGGAGCCCGGCTGGAGGTCGGGCAGGCTGATCTCGGCGAGGCCGGTACGGGGGCCGGAGGACATCCAGCGCAGATCGTTGGCGATCTTGGTGAGGCCGACCGCGATCGTACGGAGCTGGCCGGAGGTCTCCACGATGCCGTCGCGGGCGCCCTGGGCCTCGAAGTGGTCGCGGGCCTCGGTCAGCGGCAGGCCGGTGGTCCCGGCGACCTCGGCGATCACGGCGGCCGAGAAGCCCGGCGGGGTGTTGATGCCGGTGCCCACGGCGGTGCCGCCCAGCGGCAGTTCGGCCAGCCGGGGGAGCGAGGAGCGCAGCCGCTCGACGCCGTAGCGGCACTGGGCCGCGTAGCCTCCGAATTCCTGGCCGAGAGTGACCGGTGTCGCGTCCATCAGATGGGTGCGGCCGGCCTTCACGACGGTGGCGAACTCCGCGGACTTCGCCTCCAGGGATTCCGCCAAACGGGTGAGGGCCGGAATCAGGTCGCCGATGACCGCGGCGGTGGCGGCGATGTGGATGGAGGAGGGGAAGACGTCGTTGGACGACTGGGAGGCGTTCACATGGTCGTTCGGGTGCACGTCGCGGCCCAGCCGCTCGGTGGCCAGGGTGGCGATCACCTCGTTGGCGTTCATGTTCGAGGACGTGCCCGAGCCGGTCTGGAACACGTCGATCGGGAACTGCTCGTCCCACTTCCCGGCGGCGACCTCCTCGGCGGCGGCCCGTACCGCGTCGGCGATGTCCCGGTCGAGGACGCCCAGCTCCCCGTTCACCTTGGCGGCGGCGGCCTTGATCCGGGCCAGGGCGGCGATGTGCGCGCGCTCGATGGGCCGGCCGGAGATCGGGAAGTTCTCCACGGCCCGCTGAGTCTGCGCCCGCCACTTCGCCGCGGCGGGCACCCGCACGTCACCCATGGAGTCGTGCTCGATCCGGAAGTCGTCCATACGTATGAGAGTGCCCAGAGCACACACTTTTGTTCCCCCGGGGGGGCCAGCGGGACGAGCACCCGCATGTGGCCGGCCCGCGCGCAATGTTCAGCCCGTCCGGTGTCGGCGGGGCCGGGTGGGCGCGCGTATCTCGGTCCGTCCGGCGTCGCCCAGGGTTGGGACGCGCGTTATTTCAGCCCGTCCGGCGTCGGTGTGGCCGGGGCGCGCGTTATTTCAGCCCGTCCGGCGTTTGAGGACTTCGGGAAGGGGCGGGGTGGGGAAGAAGCCCCGCAGGGCCGCCCAGCCCCGCCCCCACCCCCGGCAGACCCCCTCACGGCCCTACGCGATTCCCCGGCTCGTCCAGCCACACCCGCTGCCCGGCGGGGCCGACCGTCAGCCCGAAACGGTCGAAGGCCGGGCAGCCCCGGGACTGCCACCAGCGAACGGCGCCCTCGACCTCGTCCCACAACCTGCGGGGCCCGGCCTGCCAGACCGTAGAGGTCGGTCGGCCCTCACGGAAGACGGCGACGGCCCAGGACCGGTCTGTCAGACCGTAGAACCAGACCGGCTGCACGTCCCCGCGCCGCTCGGCGAGCGCCCGCACACAGCCGGGTACGAGGAGCCCGAGGACGAAGGGGGCTGACGCGTACCGCCCGGTGAGGATCTCCTCCGCGGCGAGCGTCGTCGTGGACTCGTCGGCCCCGGCCGTACCCTCTGCCGGGACGACGTCACCGTGCCGTACGGTCGTCCGCTGCCCGCGCATCTTCATGAACTCCACCAGGCGCGTGAACCGCCCCGACGCGACCCCGTCCGCGACCTCCAGGCGGACCAGCGCGTCACCGTTGCCGAAGTGCGTGCCCCACGGGACCACGATGGTCCCGCCCGGCGCGGTCTGCTCCACCCACGCGTAAGGGATCTCGCGCAGGCCGCACGTCGCGATGATCCGGCTGTACGGTGCCCGGGGCGCGTGACCGGCGAAACCGTCGCCCGTGATCACGGTGGGACGGAACCCGGCGCGCTCCAGCGCGGCCCGTGCCGTCGCCGCGACGGCCGCGTCCACTTCGACCGTGGTCACGTGGGCGTCGCCCAGCACGTGGGAGAGCAACGCGGCGTTCCACCCGGCGCCCGTCCCGATCTCCAGCACGCTGTCGCCGGGGCCCGCGCTCAACTCGTCCAGCATGGCGAGGACGACGGACGGCATGGAGACGGAGGACGTCGACACCCGGCCC
It encodes the following:
- a CDS encoding class II fumarate hydratase encodes the protein MDDFRIEHDSMGDVRVPAAAKWRAQTQRAVENFPISGRPIERAHIAALARIKAAAAKVNGELGVLDRDIADAVRAAAEEVAAGKWDEQFPIDVFQTGSGTSSNMNANEVIATLATERLGRDVHPNDHVNASQSSNDVFPSSIHIAATAAVIGDLIPALTRLAESLEAKSAEFATVVKAGRTHLMDATPVTLGQEFGGYAAQCRYGVERLRSSLPRLAELPLGGTAVGTGINTPPGFSAAVIAEVAGTTGLPLTEARDHFEAQGARDGIVETSGQLRTIAVGLTKIANDLRWMSSGPRTGLAEISLPDLQPGSSIMPGKVNPVLPEAVLMVAAQVTGNDTAISVAGAAGNFELNVMLPVIARNILESIRLLANVTRLLADRTVDGITAHVERAREYAESSPSVVTPLNRWIGYEEAAKVAKKALAERKTIRQVVVEGGYVERGLLSETQLDEALDVLRMTHP
- a CDS encoding methyltransferase domain-containing protein, which translates into the protein MTAVDDEKGRSASGRRLLGPEDVPAPWASAFAAVPRAAFLPDLMWPFDLDRQTSVPVSRAEDPAAWREFAEADVPIVTQWDDGDHEGRAPGRVSTSSVSMPSVVLAMLDELSAGPGDSVLEIGTGAGWNAALLSHVLGDAHVTTVEVDAAVAATARAALERAGFRPTVITGDGFAGHAPRAPYSRIIATCGLREIPYAWVEQTAPGGTIVVPWGTHFGNGDALVRLEVADGVASGRFTRLVEFMKMRGQRTTVRHGDVVPAEGTAGADESTTTLAAEEILTGRYASAPFVLGLLVPGCVRALAERRGDVQPVWFYGLTDRSWAVAVFREGRPTSTVWQAGPRRLWDEVEGAVRWWQSRGCPAFDRFGLTVGPAGQRVWLDEPGNRVGP